Below is a genomic region from Miscanthus floridulus cultivar M001 chromosome 1, ASM1932011v1, whole genome shotgun sequence.
GTACTTCAGCCCCAACTACAGTGCAGTTAGTAGTCAATTAATTAGTTATCAAGTTAACTCATCTATATTAGGAGTAAAAGGTAGTAGTAGGAGTACTAGTATTCATGAACTTTTAATTATTGGGTGATCCAAAAACAATGTTgcggcagcagcaacaacaataacaacaaagcttttaagttctaaataagttggggtaggctgaGTTAAAACCCAGCAGAAGTAATCaatgttcaggcacgtgaatagctgtttttcaagcactcctatctaaggctaagtctttgagtatattccatccttttaagtctccttttattgcctctacccaagtaaACTTCGGTCTTTCtatgcctctcttcacgttactatcctggcttaggattccactatgcaccggtgtctctggaggtctccgttggacatgtccaaaccatttcAACCGGCGTTGGACAAgctttttcttcaattggtgctacccctaatctatcatgtatatcatcgttccgaactcgatcccttcttgtatgaccgcaaatccaacgcaacatacgcatttctgcaacacttatctattgaatatgtcgtcttttcgtaggccaacattctgcaccatatacCATAGCAGATCTAATCGTtgtcctataaaacttaccttttagcttatGAGGTACCCTTTTATCAcgtaggacaccagatgcttgccgccaaaAACAATGCAACACAGGAACAAAACTTTagttaggtggtgtttggttgcccatcctaaattttagtcgatgtctcatcgaatgtttggacatatgcatgaaatattaaatatagactaattacgaaactaattatatagtttgcgactaatttgcgagacgaatcttttaagcctaattagtccctgatttgacaatgtggtgctacagtaaacatatgctaatgacggattaattaggcttaaaaaattcatctcgtggagtactaacggattatataatttatttttttattagtatccgaacacctcataCAACATTTTTCAAACACACCTTCTAAATTTGAGTCACCAGAACCGAACAGCAGGATAGCAGCCAGCCGTGACCGGCCGGCCATGGGCCATGGACGACCATCTGGGCTCTGGCGAGACTTTTCTTCAAGTGCACAGCACATAGAGTCAGTACAGCGCGTGTCGCTGCAACGACCCATTCTGTGCAAGACATTATCAGaaccttctcttcttcctttcaACTTACCCCGCAGGAAAACGTAGACAGCGAACAAACTGTCTTTCGCAATCGGCGAAACCAGAGGCCAGAGGCGGCCTAGCGTGACCGTGTCCTCGTATTGGTATACTGGGCTGACCGGCGGACGCCTGAGGCAACGGCCAAAAATCCCGATCGATAGTAATGAAGCGAAATGGACGAAAAGGAAAACAAAGTGGAAATGGAAATGGAAATGGAAATGGAAATGAAAAAGAATGGTTCGCGAGACGCGGCACGTGCACTGGCCCCAAAAGCAGAAGCACAAGAAGCGACCACGGCAGCTTTATAAAGGCGGCCGGTTGCCTCTCTCTTAGTCTCTCTCTCTCGTCGCAGAGTCTAATCGCCCATCGACTCCACCGCTGCGCCTCCGCGAGTCCTCGACCGCACAAGCCAtggagacggcggcggcgtgggcggaCATGGAGACGGACTGCCTGGTGCACGTGTTCGCGCGCCTCGACCTCGAGGACCTGGCGGCGTCGGCCCCGTTCGTGTGCCGGGGctggcgccgcgccgccgccgacccGTCCCTGTGGCGCGCGCTCGACCTGCGCCGGGACCACCTCGCGCGCTTCATGCCCTGGGCCCCCCTCGCCGCCGCCTTCGCGCGCCTCTACGCCGTCCACCGGTTCTCCCTCGCGGGCTTCCTCAGGCTCTGCGTCTCGCGCGCGCGCGGGTCTGCCGAGGACGTCGCGCTCCCGCCGCTCCTCGCCGACCCGGCCGACGAGATCGTCCACATGTCGCTCCAGTAAGCGCCTCTGCTTCGGTGTCCATCACACGAACACGCGTCTTGTCACCTCACACACGGACGCACGTCTCACATGCTTCGATGCCCATCCCACGTGCAGGTGCCCCCGGCTGCGGCGCCTGGCGCTCCCGCAGCTGACGgcgggcgacgaggcgcgcctgCCGGTCCTCATCCCGCGGTGGCCGCTGCTGGAGCACCTTGAGCTGGACACCaagccgtcctcctcctcgtccttccCGGCGCTCGCCGCGCAGCTGGCGCTGCACTGCCCGGGCTTCGCCAGCCTCAAGACCTCGGGGGCCGTCAAGCCCCAGGACGCCGCGGCGCTGGCGCGCTCCCTGCCCGGGCTCCGCTCCCTCTGCCTCGACCGCTCCTACCTGCCCAGGGAGCAGCTCCTCGCCATCCTCTCCGGCTGCCGGGGCCTGCGGGAGTTCAGCGCGCGGGGCTGCGTCGGCTTCGACGACAAGGACGAGGAGGTGCTCAGGCGAGGGGCCAGGATCCAGAGGTTCGACGTCGGTGGGTCCAAGCTGGTGGACGACCTGGAGGACGACTTCGCCGCCGGTGGCAGTTTCTGCGACTCGTCCGACGTTGACGTGATCGTGATGTGATCTCTGTCCTGGTGCTCGCCGCCGCGGCTGCAAAGCGACACAGCCTGCACACAACACACATGACATAATTAATGCGCAGTTTGGCTTTGATTCTTGTTTAACGCTGTTAATGACCACCACGAGTATTATTACTGTATTtatgtactactactactactaattgATGGGTTGCACGGGACTTTAAAGTGAGCCTGGTCTTTGTTTTGGGACGCATTTTTGGTGTTCGCACCTGGATGCATATATATCGGCTCGCCTCATGtgacttttctctctctttttttataataaattaataatgTCCGGTTCAGCTTATCCAGAAACCGACTTGTTCTatttgttttttcagctggaacagtatttttctctcacaataatttagccagaacagtgttttcagccagtttcagccaagatttagCGAGCCGAACGGGCCAATATAAGGGCTGATGTGATATTTTGGTGTGCATCTTCTTCACCGTTTGCACATTTGCATAAACGGTGTACACTAAAATCTGCAagatacttcctccattccaatttataagacattttagtttttttatttttactatgcacttagatatacatgtatgtttttaattatcaccaacatcacatatatgttTATAATTATCAAGGTGTATGCAACAGTTCTCACAATGGCTTACTGATTTCCTATATATATGTCCAAATGCCCAGTTTAGAGGAGGCGGCGCGGAAAAGGGAGGAAAGGAATCGGCAACAACGAAAATGTCGAGCTTTATGTTGGTTTATCAAGGAGGTATCAAGATCAATAACAAGAATTTTGGCTAAACCAAAAGACGAATTGTATCCTACAGGGAAGAGTACCAAAAATATTGTTTATAAAGACATCTTGAACTGGTGAATAACGGTAGGTATACTCAAACCATTTTATCAGTCCTCATGTGAACATATATCGCTGGGCAGGGAACTTGATATTTTTTTGGCCATATTGCCGAACCATTTTGTTTTTTGAGcttcatattttattttattttgtttgtaTCTCTACTGTATTGAACCAATCAAAACAATACTAGGTATAATTTTTTTTGTATTAATATAAGTACGCTGTTCCAGCCCTGTCTTCTTTTACTTTTGGAattcatattttatttttatatatatataaatatatctttTGCTTCTGTCGTTCACTGTGAAATGAGATGCTAATGTGTGGGAACTGATCTTGTGTATTTTGCTTGTCAAGCCTTCTCAACATAATAATATTATAAGACAAACGACCTGATACATGGCAATGGCATACTCAGTTTATGGCGGAACAAGTGTCCTCTGTTCTTTCTCCTGGGTTGGTAACGCAGAGGAAAACATATCTTCAGTTAATATATTTGAGTCAAAAAAATAGGTACGCGTGATGTAGACACATTCTTCTGGAGGTGGATAGGATCAATCACACTACGGGTGAACATGGTCATATACAACTATGTTAAAGTTAAACTCTGAAAAAAAATATCACTCATCCCTAAAATAAAGCCGTGGTATTAGCACGGGCACTAATTATATGTACTAATAACAATATATTTAGAAAAACCAAAATAAAATATCTAATAATCTTGAACGGAGCGAGTAATATATACAATAATATAACGATCGTTCACATTTATCAAGAGAATTTAAAAGCTACAGGTTTAATAAAAAAGGAAGAAAATTCCATATCGTTTGATTTTATGATGATCTAACGATATAGATTAACCCAAAAAACATGCTTTATATAATTGTATGATTATAACAACCTATGTCATTGATTTTTTTATTATCTAATGGCATATTAGATAGAAGTAAAGAGTCCATGCCTAATATAATTATGAGATTAACTCAAAAaataagaaagaagaaaagacccACCCCCACTAGATTTTACGATGATCTAAGattaaataaagaaaaaagaatctACATTGTTAGATTTTTTTGATAACTTAATGGCTTAGATTAACGAAACAATCCATCTCTAATACAATTAAAAGACAGCAAATCCAAACTGATAAACgaatcaagaaaaaaaaaattaatttccaTATGAGTTTGAAATAAAAAAACCTAAAAGCAAATTCCTTACAAAACAAAATCTATAAAGGCATAATTTTAATAAAAAGCATGACAAGTTAAAAAAAAGTACTTAAATAAATGGTCCATATACATTATAATTAGTAAATGGCTAAATtcaaaagtattttttttaaatagtaATAATTAATTTTAGTATGTTGGGAAAAATACCTAAATAAAAATAATGTATTAATAAGTACAACTATCAGATTGGTCATATAAATTGATATCATAACGATCTAGATTTATCAAAAGATAtaggaaaaataaataaagactcCAATATAGATAGATTAGGTATGgaaatgtaacaccctcggtgttatattgtactatttttgctaaaacgttgcatgagcatcatacttatgtgcaaTAGTGTGTAACAGGATGTATAAATCAATGTTCGGCACTTGAAACGTTTATCCGAAACAAGAAACAGATTTTATGttttgagagaattccttatttgacactgggaaaatgagtcgttcctttcttggccttaAAATTTTcctcgttccctatttgacactcacttcaactttcatccctaatttgacactattGTCAAATCCGTTaactaacggtgttaactggctgttaaaaagacgttttgcccttagaaaaaaaagcggcgaagcaaatttgagaggaaaaaaaacctgcgccttttttttgcagctgggcgcatgcatcagaggcggacgtaggttttttttcctctcaaatttgcttcgccgcttttttttctaggggcaaaaacgtctttttaacagccagttaacaccgttagctaacggatttaacggtagtgtcaaattagggataaaagttgaagtgagtgtcaaatagggaacgaagaaaatttcagggcaaaaaaaggaacgactcatttccagtgtcaaataaggaattctctcttatGTTTTACgttgtttagtattctaagtgaatttttatcgaacaaaaatactatagcaCGTTTATGCGAACTGTGATAAAGTTCATAGTGCGTACTTCGTAGGAGACGATGAAATAGGTGCAGTCGAGGacgaggttcgctagctagtatatcaagaAGCTCGGAAtttgaattcgacgcgaaaccatcGAGGTTTATTCGGTTCACGTTAAGTCTGTAATTGGGTCGATGAAACcacgtttggcaatttttgtagagcgatcggcttaggaagtggCGTTATGTCATGGCTTCGGTCGATAGCCCTACGTACCCTCTTGCGTATAGAAGAATGggtttggcgtttggaccatCGGGTAGTGTTTGGCAacggctttaaaaagcgtgcacgtcACATAGTTCAGTCACGCCGGCCCGccggccgtggtcaccgcctctgcCTGGCATTGCTGCTGCCACTGCTAGCCGCCAGCGAGAACTGCCGACCCAGCCACGTCGCCACTGCTGCGCTGGTGCGAGCACATCGCACGTGGGCCGCTGCACTGGCCGTCCCGGTCGTTGCCTTGCCCTGGCTGTGCTACGCTGTTGCGCTGGCGTGCCGCGGACGTCTCCGAACCGGCCGTCATCGAGCCTACGCGTGCACACCGCGCGTTGATCCAGCACTATCGGCTTGGGTCCCCTGCTGTCGGCATTGGCACACGATGCGCGCGCTTGGCCCGGCCATGACTGGCGGCTCTGCTTCCCCTTCAGCATGTTCGCCGTGGCTGCTGCTCACGTCGCGTCGAGTCACATCGCTCGCCTTGCGTGCTGTCTGGCACTGCTGTCTGGGTACTACTCTCGTTGTCATCGGTTGTGCTCGCGCGTGGGCTCGTCCGGCTTGTCGCGTTCTCACGCCTACACTCAAGGCCATGCCAAGGTCGCCCGTCACTTCTTCTGCAAGGTCATCGGTCGGTCGAGCCACGCCAAGCAACCAAATCGAGGCGCTGTCCCCTTTTCTATGTATCGTGGGCATGAGGTGGTCGAGTGGAAGGACAGTGTCGCACCAAACCGGTCACTGTGGCGGTGGTACGTGGGAAGGATGCCAATTTTGGAATTTTGTCACCGCCGGCCGCCATAAGTCCTTGAAGCATGCCACTACAATTGGCCTCAACCACTCCACCGTTTTCCAATTAACCATGCCCTCGACAAGCTCAAGTAGTTAGCATGGGAGTGAAACAGTCTCGGCTTCCATTCGGCCTTCAGCCAGGTGAGGCGGGGTGTTTCCCTCGTagcggtccgccatggccgccagagCGGGCGCATGACTAGAGCGTCGTGGGGTGCTTTGCCGTTTCATTTAGGTCATGCCTTGAGTAATAGTTGACTTGGTTATCGCGATCGTGTAGTAGTTTCATCGGCGGGGCAGCGGGTCATCGGAGACGCCGTCGCTGTGCTCGCCAAGAACCAGCGTCCCCCCGTGTTCGTGGCCAACCGTCTTGCCAAGCCTCGTGCCTTC
It encodes:
- the LOC136471121 gene encoding F-box/LRR-repeat protein At3g48880-like, translating into METAAAWADMETDCLVHVFARLDLEDLAASAPFVCRGWRRAAADPSLWRALDLRRDHLARFMPWAPLAAAFARLYAVHRFSLAGFLRLCVSRARGSAEDVALPPLLADPADEIVHMSLQCPRLRRLALPQLTAGDEARLPVLIPRWPLLEHLELDTKPSSSSSFPALAAQLALHCPGFASLKTSGAVKPQDAAALARSLPGLRSLCLDRSYLPREQLLAILSGCRGLREFSARGCVGFDDKDEEVLRRGARIQRFDVGGSKLVDDLEDDFAAGGSFCDSSDVDVIVM